TCTGACCTCTTCTCAAGTCCGATCAGATGTTTGATTGGAGCTCATGTGGATGTTTGCTATTTCGATTAGATAGtcatgaggatgatgatgatgatgatgataataatgatgtGTGACGCAGGCCTGATTTTAATGGAACGAGCAATGCTGTCGTCAGGCTTGTATCACCAAGCTAACAAGGCTAACTAGTGCGACAAACATCACAAATTAAAAGAATATATCAGCCACTTCATTGGGTACACATTCCCGAATGACAAACTATGggctttcatttatttaacaatattaaCTACTACTTGAGACCCCCAGACTGACTTTAATCCGCGAGTCGTTGCTTGTAGGTCTGCAATAAATTgtcatatcattttttttttttaaagtgcatacTACAAGTGGTGTCTGGCGTACCAATAAAACAAGCATTTAGTTTTGTGATCGTGTGTTGTTACAGGATTcaagtcctttttttccccaagaacgAAAGGCTTATTTTTTGGAGAATATCGtccctttttttaaaagaaattgttaatttattgttgttgttgttgctgctgctgctgtgaaaTCTATTAGCACCGTTGCCATTGGGGTTGTCTTgtcatacccccccccccccacacacacacacacaccaccccctCGCAGTTCATGAGCATTATGTTTCCAGTCCAGGTGACCAACGTATACAAAATGTGTTAACACGCTGCTAGACTgtgttagcttagcttagccaGTGCTAAGATAAACAATGCTAGAATAGTAGAAGacagtattgtgtgtgtgtgtgtgagtgagtgaaggaggggtgggggtgtttttgctgtttttggagcagctgatgtttgtgtgtgccccaCAGGGAAGATTCCGGAAGAGGCCAAGGCCTTGTCGCTTTTAGCACCCGCCGCCCCCGTGCACAGCCTGCTCCCCGGCGGAGGGCTGCTCCCCATCCCTACGCCGGCCCCGCTACAGAACGTGAGTCGGACGCAAGCTTCTCGCGCAGcgtttctcaacctttattgagccggGTCACATATTTTGCTTGAGAAAAGTCTTACGGCACGCCGCCAAATGTCACGGAAAATCCAGGAGAGTGAAAAAACGTGTAAATGACGCTCAcgctacatttttttaatgtttaaacgaGGCATGTCCAAGCTTTTTCCATTTAGGGCCACATACAGGAAATtggaaggaagaggagggatACTCACCCTTGTGTTTTCAAACATGCTTAAACCAATTCAATATACTGGAGGTTTTAAATATCCTCAGAGGTTAAATGTATTGAATGGGGGGAAGTTTACATTTGAGCTTTTTGTTATCAGTGACAAAGCAAATCGTTTAGTATTTCATTgctattatacagtattatgctACTGTCGTGTTATAATTCATATTGTATTGAaacgtattttttttcccccaaacacgggatatcttgtaacatttatttaacatctagttttattttcaattgttgTATACCCACTTTCCACACACAGTTGAACCTGCCCCTGGTGGGTCACATGACCGCCGGCGCCGCTCTGGACCCCACCACGTCCTCGCTCTCGCAGCCCCCCCTCATGGGCAACGTGGACCCCTCCAAGGTGGACGAGATCAGGAGGACGGTCTACGTGGGCAACTTGAACTCTCAGGCGAGTCCTGGCCAGCAGCGGCCACGTCCGAATTTTATGTGCAGCAAAAACACAATCTTTGTGTAATTTGCCGCTTTTCCCTGTGCAGACGACAATGGCGGAACAGCTGCTGGAGTTTTTCAGGCAGGTGGGCGACGTAAAGTTTGTGCGGATGGCGGGCGACGAGACGCAGCCGACGCGCTTCGCCTTCGTGGAGTTCGTTGAGCAGGATGCCGTCGCCCGGGCGCTCACCTTCAACGGCGTCATGTTCGGAGACCGGCCCCTCAAGTACGTGAGGATGACAACAGGCTTTTTCCTGGCTAAAATTGAGGCAGTGCTGGTACCATTCTGATCAAAAAATACCATCAATGAATTTAATACAACACCACCAagattccaccagatggcgccaaagtaaaaCCTTCTTTGGCGAACTTGTCGCCCCTCGACCTCAAAAATGCTCGCTTATTTCAGAAAAGCCGAAAAAATATGGGTGTAACcctcatttttattattctttttttcttcagaaatCTGAATTGCATGGttacaaaagaaaatttgaaaattGAGGAAATCCTCCCATACCTTTGTAATAAGAAAGAAAGTCTATCGAAGCGTCACGCTTCTCTTCTTTGACAGTTTTAGGAGAAACTTCCGACTGTTTACCATACAGTGTCCTTCAATCGTCGTGTCATAGAACTGCAATCTCAATTTCAAATAATGCTGCTCAGATAGTTACAGCTTTCATGATGTCAAAACCTTTTGAGCTGCAGGTGGCCATTTTCCAGATGACTTATGATGTAATTCATTTTGATGTCCATCAGGGTGAACCACTCCAACAACGCCATCGTGAAGCCTCCCGAGATGACGCCGCAGGCCGCCGCCAAGCAGTTGGAGAGCGTGATGAAGCGCGTGCGGGAGGCGCAGTCCACCATCGCCGCGGCCATCGAGCCAGGTATGACGCCACCCCACGTCCCGTACCGTCTCAGTTGGGGTGACCGTTCACCGTCTTTGCTCGCCCGCAGCCGAGAAGGAGAAACTCTACGCGGCTCAATCGGGGAGAACGCGGCGCCAGTCACGCTCGCGGTCCCGCTCCGGCTCGCGCAGGAAGCGCTCGCGCTCCAAACACAGGTGAGGCGCTGCCTCCAAATTTGATATGCAGGAAAACCTGTTCTTGCATTCCTTCATGTTCTAAACACCACGTTCATTCTTCCAGGCCTCCGCAGAAGTGGCCGAAGAACGACCAGCGCACTTCCCGAGGTGGCCACGGGAGGCGCTCTCGCTCCAGAGACAAGCGGCGGAGCACGAGCCGTTCCAGGTGGGTCCGGGATGCCAGCGCCACACTGCGGAATCAAGGCATTATTGACGATAACGTGTTACCCTCAGGGTCCGCCGGCGGAGTCTGGGCCGCTCCAGGAGTCCTCCCAGGAAGGCCAGGTCGCCCTCGCCAAAAAGGTGACTTTCACGCATCTGAACTTGAAAagataccactggacacaaacGTTGACAACCTCACTCCGTTTTCGATATTTTCAGGATTAAGAAGCATCGGGAACCCAGCCGGGAAGCACGGGAACGCTCTTCATCGAGGAAGAGGAGCCGCAAAGACGAAGCGCGGCCGAAAGGCAAGAAGACACCCAAGGTAAGTCGGGCACATGTTTGCGTTTTTCACGCAGAGTTTACACAGACAGTAATCCCGAGGCGGACAGAGCCCTGCCACGATTAGCGAATTGAAAAgctttataattgcctatagatggcgccaaagcactactaTCCAACTACACAGGGCTTCAGTCTGGCGATAGAAACTCCTCCCCTCatgtcaacatagttccttggtcccaagatgccacaaaattgtGTGGAAAAGACCGGCTTTGAtgtgcagtgtgaaaggggctacagCTTGCGCTCTCACGTGGACGGTGTGTGGAATGTTTCAGGTGGGACGGGACTACGGCAGAGAGGCCTCGCCTTCCGAGGACGCCCGCTCGCCCCTCTTCACGCAGCACAACGGCGTCCACAAGGCGCGTAGCGACGACGCGTCCGTGTGACTCCACCCCAGGCCATCGCGTCACCTCCCGACTGACTGACTTTGAGTTGTCGCTCCCCCGCCAGGAGGGCAAGTGAGC
The sequence above is a segment of the Phyllopteryx taeniolatus isolate TA_2022b chromosome 15, UOR_Ptae_1.2, whole genome shotgun sequence genome. Coding sequences within it:
- the srek1 gene encoding splicing regulatory glutamine/lysine-rich protein 1, producing the protein MSGIPGTAVVQVTNLSSAVSSEQMRTLFGFLGDIEELRLYPPDNASLSFSSKVCYIKYREPSSVGVAQHLTNTVFIDRALIVVPCAEGKIPEEAKALSLLAPAAPVHSLLPGGGLLPIPTPAPLQNLNLPLVGHMTAGAALDPTTSSLSQPPLMGNVDPSKVDEIRRTVYVGNLNSQTTMAEQLLEFFRQVGDVKFVRMAGDETQPTRFAFVEFVEQDAVARALTFNGVMFGDRPLKVNHSNNAIVKPPEMTPQAAAKQLESVMKRVREAQSTIAAAIEPAEKEKLYAAQSGRTRRQSRSRSRSGSRRKRSRSKHRPPQKWPKNDQRTSRGGHGRRSRSRDKRRSTSRSRVRRRSLGRSRSPPRKARSPSPKRIKKHREPSREARERSSSRKRSRKDEARPKGKKTPKVGRDYGREASPSEDARSPLFTQHNGVHKARSDDASV